DNA sequence from the Rhizobium lusitanum genome:
GCAGCCCTCCATCCGCCCAGCACACCGTCGATCACCGCAGCCGCGCCCGAGAAATCGCGACGGCGAGGCGCGGGCGGCACTCTGGCGACAGCCAGCCAGACCGCCAGGGCAGACAGCAGCAATGTCGCCGCCGTCACGGTGAAGAACTGTGATTTCGGCAGGAAGCCGTTGACCAATGCAATCAAGCTCGGCCCCAGAATGCGGGCCATGCGCCTCGTGGCGTCGAACAATCCGTTGGTCGCATGCCGAACGTCGGGGTCGACCGCGATCGTCGGCAAGGTCGCCTGCAACGACGGATCGAACGCTGCCGTCAGCAAGGCGATGCATCCGGCAAGCACGATCAGCAACGGCAGGCTCATGACATGCATCAAGCCGGCCACGGACAGTACCAGCAACAAAAGCGCGCGCAGCACATCGGACGAAATCATCGTCGTGCTATGCCGCCAGCGATCCGTGAGTATCCCACCGAAGAGACTGCCGAATAGAAGCATGCCCGACTGCAACGCGGACACGTAGCCCGCGTTGCTGCCAATGAAATCCGCCGCGATCCAGACGACGGCGACCATGTAGAATTCGGATCCGGTCGCCGCCAGCACCTGGCCGGCCCATAGGAGAGAAATCGAGCGCTGGGCCAGCGGCCTTAGGACAAACATCTTCGCATTCTGGTATTCGAGCGGCTTACTTGATGACCTGGCCGTTGATCGTCACGGTCTTGTCGTCGGCGATGCTGACCTCCCAACGCGAACGTCCGTCGGGATCGGTCTTGGCGAAGCCCTTGGCCATCATCAGGCCGAAGGAGAACTGGCTGAGATCCTGCTGCGTCTTCGCGGCCTCCTGAACAGCAGCGATCGTCTTGTCGAGGTCGCGTGCAAGTATCGTCATGTTCATAGTGACACGGTTGGTATCGTCCAGCGCGCCATGCATACTGCCGGAAGCTTCGACGTCGTAGAGCTCCGAAACCGCACTGATCTTCGGAAAATTGACCGTCATCGTTCCATCAGGAAACATGGCTTCGCGCAACTGTTTGTCCACGGCGTCCTGGCCGGCCGGATGGTTGAAATCGGTCTGCTGCAGAACCTCCGCAAGAGCGGCAAAATTCAGGTTCGGCAGCTGCACCTGCATTTCAGCAGAGCTGGGAATGAAGGCAACATAGTCTTCCGGCACGAGACCGGATGCCAGGGTGAGCTTCTCGGCGCGGAGGCCGAAATCGGCATTCATCGCATTGCTCGGTCCCGCCACCTTGAAGGAATAATCCATCTGCCGC
Encoded proteins:
- a CDS encoding MFS transporter, with translation MFVLRPLAQRSISLLWAGQVLAATGSEFYMVAVVWIAADFIGSNAGYVSALQSGMLLFGSLFGGILTDRWRHSTTMISSDVLRALLLLVLSVAGLMHVMSLPLLIVLAGCIALLTAAFDPSLQATLPTIAVDPDVRHATNGLFDATRRMARILGPSLIALVNGFLPKSQFFTVTAATLLLSALAVWLAVARVPPAPRRRDFSGAAAVIDGVLGGWRAARGHAAILYGLFTNLMGNIAWAMGILLGMILHLRETSSDPLTDYSLMMMAYGVGNVTTNLILSNMKPRRPVVWIIVAKLIFGTGVFLLPLMHDRLWLMAVACFASINGPFENLAMLHLMQTRSEPHRLAQIYRLMMCAIFLGLFLAYLMSPTLFAWFGIGPSIMGGGCRGFRRRADRNRAACLAAKASGRCDTGMRKGWPVFSRTGWKPILPGWCG